Part of the Engraulis encrasicolus isolate BLACKSEA-1 chromosome 1, IST_EnEncr_1.0, whole genome shotgun sequence genome, GGGTAGCGCGAGGCGTTGAGCACGGTGTCGAGATCTGCGATGATTCCTAGATGATCTTCGGGGAATCTTTTTTGGATTGACTTTGTGATCTCTGCCAGGTATTGGGAGCGCAGATTGGAAAAGGCCCGAGCATCTGGGTGCGTGAGTGTGATGCCACAGAATTTGCCGTCCTGTGACGCCTCTTTAAACTTTCTCTCTGCCACACCTGGCTCACTTGACAGGTCATCCAGGCTGGCAAGCGTCATGTTGACCACTGGCTGAATGGAGGAGATGTTAACGTCCTCTTTCTGAAAGGTGAGGTTCATCCTGTTGACTACAGATAGCACGTCAGCGAGGAGGTGTGTTAGGGCAGGGAATGTGTACTTCAGGAGCTGCCTCCGCAGACCCCTCGCTACCGGACAGTCTCTCgcggcttcctcctcctccagctccagcaCCACAGCAGCCCAGTTTGCCCGCATACCCTTGACAGCCCTCTCCAAAGACAGCCAGCGCGTAGCAGATGGCTGCTTAAGACTCAGCAAGTCGTGCTCGTCCATGTCTTTTTGGAGTTCATTCAGCCTATGTGTTCGGATGGGAGAGTTTTTGTAGTAGGTGTAAACGCTGTTTAGGGTGGTCACATAAGCATCAATCTCACGCACAGCCTTCGATGCGTCTCGGGCTGCCAGTGCCGTCCTGTGCGCACCACAGTGGAAGTTCACGAGGTAGGGACAGTCATTATGGCGCAGCTGTTGTGCAACTCCGGCTTTTCGTCCCACCATCACATTCGCGCCATCACTTCCCAACCCAACAACCCGAGACATCGCCACACCACGGCCAGAAAGCACATCTTTTATCTTCGCCGAGATGCATTCGGCGTTGCCAGAGGGTATGGCATAGTTGCCCAAGAACACCGTTTCTGGCTCCCCATTCAGTTGTAGTGTTAAGTAAGTTATTAGCGTCTTTTCAACAGTGATGTTAGTGGTTTCGTCCACAATCACCCCGACATATCTACTTTTTGCGATGCGGTCATCGATGGCAGAGGTTACGGTAGCCGCAATCGCTTCCTCCATTTGAGTGACTGTGTCatgatgggtgtatgtgtgtgcactgttcaAGTTTGGACACCCAGCAGACTGCAAGAGATGGACCAGTTTGGGATACTGGTGgctaggtgtgtttgtgttggccaTGTGTAACACAACCTTAAGCTGGGTTTTTAGTGCCTCGTTGCAGGCAACCTGGGATTTCTCTACATGCTTCTCCATCTGCACACTCTGATTGGCCACAGCGCAGGATTCAATGTGGCTGTGGCTGCTTTTGTGGTCATTGAGGGCCGATTTCTGCATTGTCGTGCAGCCCTTAACAAAGCCATTGTTCGCTTTCGCTCTCCTGCAGATGTCACAGAACATTTTGCCTCCTTCTGCCCTCAGCCAAGTAAACTCCCTCTCCCACTGCACTCTGTACTCCCTTCTGACCTCCTTCACGCCTGTTGCCTTCCCATTCGCAGCCGGTGCCGCTGACAGAATAGCCGTTACTGCAGGCCCCccttcttcatcatcctccagcacatcactccctctcttctctcctctctcaaggCCACCGGAGCTGGGCTTTTTAAAGAATCCcttaacacttagctgacgtgaCATCTTGCTACACAGAATCGTCGAAACAGTTTTTTTAGGGAATGATCGTAATGCTGATCGTAACTAACTTGTGATGCTATGCTCTATACGGAATAGACAACGAATGCACGATCGATGAAAGAGATGACCGATCATTAACGGCTAATCAATAGCTAATTAATATGCACGAGAACGCCACCAACAGGTCGGGCGTGAAGGCTACCGGTAACTATTCATTAGTTTATCTGTCAAAGCAACGGATGGCCATCGGATTCTGCCGTAGGATAATTAGATGTGTGTGATGGTTTTAAACACCCCCTTCTCTATGTAGGCTACGTCTAAATGTTGGTTTGCGTGTGCATTAAAATATAGTCTATTCGTGCAGCCGTAAGCGTCTTTAACAATAACTCGATCACGTTCCTGGGCTGGGCAGCGAAGTGACACGGCTCAATGCCTTTTAAATAACAGTTTTCTTCAGATGATTGAGAAGGGGAAACAGCCCACTACTGAAACATAGCATACTGCAGCCTAGGCTCATGGTTTTTAAATCGGAGCATTGGCTTTGAATTGCGCAGCTGGCTACAATGTATCGACCCACTGAACACCAGAACTGCCGTAACCTCTCAGATTGAAAGTTGGTGTCGGCAATGCAGCTTATGTAGAGTTGCCTAAGAAAACGGTCACGACTCGCCTGTTATTTCAGTAGTgatttttattgtcattatttatTGCCATTATTGTTTATTATTGGTAGCCTAATGGTCATTGTAaaatccgtcaaaatgacggacggcCTTCAGATTTTTCCGTCATAGCTAAAAAatatccgtcaatgacggacatttgtcggttaacgcgacctctggtctATATAATGATATGCATATACTATAATGTCTATATAACGACTTTTGAGGCCCCCATGTTTTATTTcgccccaaaatggctagctccgcccctgctcacATATACACTATGATATGGCTACAGCTTCCTTTGACACCGTCTCTTTTAttcatgctgttgccattgccaTCACGTTACCATTCGGCCCTTCTTTTAAAGTC contains:
- the LOC134445572 gene encoding uncharacterized protein C17orf113-like, translated to MQKSALNDHKSSHSHIESCAVANQSVQMEKHVEKSQVACNEALKTQLKVVLHMANTNTPSHQYPKLVHLLQSAGCPNLNSAHTYTHHDTVTQMEEAIAATVTSAIDDRIAKSRYVGVIVDETTNITVEKTLITYLTLQLNGEPETVFLGNYAIPSGNAECISAKIKDVLSGRGVAMSRVVGLGSDGANVMVGRKAGVAQQLRHNDCPYLVNFHCGAHRTALAARDASKAVREIDAYVTTLNSVYTYYKNSPIRTHRLNELQKDMDEHDLLSLKQPSATRWLSLERAVKGMRANWAAVVLELEEEEAARDCPVARGLRRQLLKYTFPALTHLLADVLSVVNRMNLTFQKEDVNISSIQPVVNMTLASLDDLSSEPGVAERKFKEASQDGKFCGITLTHPDARAFSNLRSQYLAEITKSIQKRFPEDHLGIIADLDTVLNASRYPTADSALKTHGLEALERVCDHYGSPRGAAAPLIENDRMERDFLPMKRVLAGSGNLSFRGSCRLLITSLGEMFPDFRALAEVALVIPVSSVAAERGFSLQNNIKTATRSRLSEAKTQRLMTIASAAVSIDAFDYTQASALFKSMRARRKV